A single genomic interval of Dromiciops gliroides isolate mDroGli1 chromosome 1, mDroGli1.pri, whole genome shotgun sequence harbors:
- the LOC122727503 gene encoding zinc finger protein 184-like isoform X3, whose product MASIHAAGLPQESLIFEDLAVYFSREECVSLDPPQNSLGWEPTPKNCKDLISLAGDNGEKEEEIFQQENPENGELEAVPSEWYKRDISLHPKLGRDCENEPRFPDQKRVGMSIPQEKRFISLLITIENSTRFEELSQFVENRISCLQEQAAPTSFKCLLCDKTFVKRSYLISHQRSHTSVRPYKCTICEKNFNKKSNLSAHERVHTGEKPYKCNVCGKNFAQRSNLVAHEKIHNNSQTYECANVGENFSQTHLIHHESIHLVDNTNNCDKCGKAFICKSKLIQHEVTHTGERPYKCSTCDKRFSQKSDVFIHQIIHTGEKPHKCTECGKSFTQKTNLARHKKTHTGQKPYKCIDCGKSFGRFSHLITHRKIHTGEKPHKCNQCGKKFIWNSDLIHHQKIHTEEKPYKCPICKKRFTKNSNLAAHQKIHTGERAHKCNNCEKSFSRSSHLLTHQRIHTGEKPYKCLMCEKKFNCSSNLITHQRIHTGEKPYKCTMCEKSFSRSSDLVNHERTHTGIKPFKCAICKKSFSRSSHLITHQRIHTGEKPFKCAECGKCFSDKSYFSYHQKIHMH is encoded by the exons ATGGCCTCTATCCATGCTGCTGGGTTGCCCCAG GAATCTTTGATATTCGAGGATTTAGCTGTCTATTTCTCCAGAGAGGAATGTGTGAGTCTGGACCCTCCTCAGAACTCTCTTGGCTGGGAACCTACGCCAAAGAATTGCAAGGATCTAATCTCATTGG CAGGAGACAACggtgaaaaggaagaggaaatttttCAACAAGAAAATCCAGAAAATGGGGAACTAGAAGCAGTGCCTTCGGAATGGTACAAAAGAGACATTTCCCTGCATCCTAAATTGGGGAGGGACTGTGAAAATGAACCAAGATTCCCTGATCAGAAAAGGGTAGGTATGTCCATACCTCAAGAAAAGAGATTTATAAGTCTTTTGATTACTATTGAAAATTCCACTCGATTTGAAGAACTTTCCCAATTTGTAGAAAATAGAATCTCTTGTCTCCAAGAACAAGCAGCACCAACATCCTTTAAATGTCTCCTGTGTGATAAAACCTTCGTCAAAAGATCATACCTTATTTCACACCAGAGAAGCCACACAAGTGTGAGACCCTATAAATGCACTATCTGTGAGAAAAACTTCAATAAGAAATCAAATCTCAGTGCTCACGAGAGAGTCCATACAGGAGAAAAGCCTTATAAGTGTAATGTTTGTGGGAAAAATTTTGCTCAGAGATCCAACCTTGTTGCTCATGAAAAAATACACAATAACTCCCAAACATATGAATGTGCTAATGTGGGGGAAAACTTCAGTCAGACACATCTTATCCACCATGAGAGTATCCACCTAGTAGACAATACTAATAATTGTGATaagtgtgggaaagcctttatttgtaaatcaaaaCTTATACAGCATGAGGTAACCCATACAGGTGAAAGACCCTACAAGTGTTCAACATGTGATAAAAGATTTAGTCAGAAGTCAGATGTTTTCATTCATCAAataattcacactggagagaaacctcatAAATGTACTGAGTGTGGCAAAAGCTTCACTCAGAAAACAAATCTTGCTAGGCATAAGAAAACACATACAGGACAGAAACCCTATAAGTGCATTGACTGTGGGAAAAGTTTTGGTAGGTTTTCACACCTTATTACACATCGGAAAATCCACACAGGTGAGAAACCTcataaatgtaatcagtgtggcaaaaaattcatttggaactCAGATCTGATACaccatcagaaaattcatactgaagaaaaaccttataaatgtcCCATTTGTAAGAAAAGATTCACAAAGAACTCAAATCTTGCTGCCCATCAAAAAATTCATACCGGAGAGAGGGCCCATAAATGTAACAATTGTGAAAAGAGCTTCAGTCGGAGTTCACATCTACTTACTCACCAGAGGatccatactggagaaaaaccctataaATGTCTCATGTGTGAGAAGAAGTTCAACTGCAGTTCAAACCTGATAACTCATCAGAGAAtacatactggagaaaaaccctataaatgtaCAATGTGTGAGAAAAGTTTTAGTCGCAGCTCAGACCTTGTTAATCATGAGAGAACCCACACAGGAATAAAGCCATTTAAATGTGCTATATGTAAGAAAAGCTTCAGTCGAAGTTCCCACTTGATAACTCACCAGAGAATccatacaggagagaaaccctTCAAATGTGCCGAATGTGGGAAGTGCTTCAGTGATAAATCCTACTTCAGTTACCATCAAAAAATTCACATGCATTAg
- the LOC122727503 gene encoding zinc finger protein 184-like isoform X1, which yields MLLGCPRGWVGCLMLFQESLIFEDLAVYFSREECVSLDPPQNSLGWEPTPKNCKDLISLAGDNGEKEEEIFQQENPENGELEAVPSEWYKRDISLHPKLGRDCENEPRFPDQKRVGMSIPQEKRFISLLITIENSTRFEELSQFVENRISCLQEQAAPTSFKCLLCDKTFVKRSYLISHQRSHTSVRPYKCTICEKNFNKKSNLSAHERVHTGEKPYKCNVCGKNFAQRSNLVAHEKIHNNSQTYECANVGENFSQTHLIHHESIHLVDNTNNCDKCGKAFICKSKLIQHEVTHTGERPYKCSTCDKRFSQKSDVFIHQIIHTGEKPHKCTECGKSFTQKTNLARHKKTHTGQKPYKCIDCGKSFGRFSHLITHRKIHTGEKPHKCNQCGKKFIWNSDLIHHQKIHTEEKPYKCPICKKRFTKNSNLAAHQKIHTGERAHKCNNCEKSFSRSSHLLTHQRIHTGEKPYKCLMCEKKFNCSSNLITHQRIHTGEKPYKCTMCEKSFSRSSDLVNHERTHTGIKPFKCAICKKSFSRSSHLITHQRIHTGEKPFKCAECGKCFSDKSYFSYHQKIHMH from the exons ATGCTGCTGGGTTGCCCCAG GGGTTGGGTGGGGTGTCTCATGTTGTTTCAGGAATCTTTGATATTCGAGGATTTAGCTGTCTATTTCTCCAGAGAGGAATGTGTGAGTCTGGACCCTCCTCAGAACTCTCTTGGCTGGGAACCTACGCCAAAGAATTGCAAGGATCTAATCTCATTGG CAGGAGACAACggtgaaaaggaagaggaaatttttCAACAAGAAAATCCAGAAAATGGGGAACTAGAAGCAGTGCCTTCGGAATGGTACAAAAGAGACATTTCCCTGCATCCTAAATTGGGGAGGGACTGTGAAAATGAACCAAGATTCCCTGATCAGAAAAGGGTAGGTATGTCCATACCTCAAGAAAAGAGATTTATAAGTCTTTTGATTACTATTGAAAATTCCACTCGATTTGAAGAACTTTCCCAATTTGTAGAAAATAGAATCTCTTGTCTCCAAGAACAAGCAGCACCAACATCCTTTAAATGTCTCCTGTGTGATAAAACCTTCGTCAAAAGATCATACCTTATTTCACACCAGAGAAGCCACACAAGTGTGAGACCCTATAAATGCACTATCTGTGAGAAAAACTTCAATAAGAAATCAAATCTCAGTGCTCACGAGAGAGTCCATACAGGAGAAAAGCCTTATAAGTGTAATGTTTGTGGGAAAAATTTTGCTCAGAGATCCAACCTTGTTGCTCATGAAAAAATACACAATAACTCCCAAACATATGAATGTGCTAATGTGGGGGAAAACTTCAGTCAGACACATCTTATCCACCATGAGAGTATCCACCTAGTAGACAATACTAATAATTGTGATaagtgtgggaaagcctttatttgtaaatcaaaaCTTATACAGCATGAGGTAACCCATACAGGTGAAAGACCCTACAAGTGTTCAACATGTGATAAAAGATTTAGTCAGAAGTCAGATGTTTTCATTCATCAAataattcacactggagagaaacctcatAAATGTACTGAGTGTGGCAAAAGCTTCACTCAGAAAACAAATCTTGCTAGGCATAAGAAAACACATACAGGACAGAAACCCTATAAGTGCATTGACTGTGGGAAAAGTTTTGGTAGGTTTTCACACCTTATTACACATCGGAAAATCCACACAGGTGAGAAACCTcataaatgtaatcagtgtggcaaaaaattcatttggaactCAGATCTGATACaccatcagaaaattcatactgaagaaaaaccttataaatgtcCCATTTGTAAGAAAAGATTCACAAAGAACTCAAATCTTGCTGCCCATCAAAAAATTCATACCGGAGAGAGGGCCCATAAATGTAACAATTGTGAAAAGAGCTTCAGTCGGAGTTCACATCTACTTACTCACCAGAGGatccatactggagaaaaaccctataaATGTCTCATGTGTGAGAAGAAGTTCAACTGCAGTTCAAACCTGATAACTCATCAGAGAAtacatactggagaaaaaccctataaatgtaCAATGTGTGAGAAAAGTTTTAGTCGCAGCTCAGACCTTGTTAATCATGAGAGAACCCACACAGGAATAAAGCCATTTAAATGTGCTATATGTAAGAAAAGCTTCAGTCGAAGTTCCCACTTGATAACTCACCAGAGAATccatacaggagagaaaccctTCAAATGTGCCGAATGTGGGAAGTGCTTCAGTGATAAATCCTACTTCAGTTACCATCAAAAAATTCACATGCATTAg
- the LOC122727503 gene encoding zinc finger protein 184-like isoform X2 produces MLLGCPRGWVGCLMLFQESLIFEDLAVYFSREECVSLDPPQNSLGWEPTPKNCKDLISLGDNGEKEEEIFQQENPENGELEAVPSEWYKRDISLHPKLGRDCENEPRFPDQKRVGMSIPQEKRFISLLITIENSTRFEELSQFVENRISCLQEQAAPTSFKCLLCDKTFVKRSYLISHQRSHTSVRPYKCTICEKNFNKKSNLSAHERVHTGEKPYKCNVCGKNFAQRSNLVAHEKIHNNSQTYECANVGENFSQTHLIHHESIHLVDNTNNCDKCGKAFICKSKLIQHEVTHTGERPYKCSTCDKRFSQKSDVFIHQIIHTGEKPHKCTECGKSFTQKTNLARHKKTHTGQKPYKCIDCGKSFGRFSHLITHRKIHTGEKPHKCNQCGKKFIWNSDLIHHQKIHTEEKPYKCPICKKRFTKNSNLAAHQKIHTGERAHKCNNCEKSFSRSSHLLTHQRIHTGEKPYKCLMCEKKFNCSSNLITHQRIHTGEKPYKCTMCEKSFSRSSDLVNHERTHTGIKPFKCAICKKSFSRSSHLITHQRIHTGEKPFKCAECGKCFSDKSYFSYHQKIHMH; encoded by the exons ATGCTGCTGGGTTGCCCCAG GGGTTGGGTGGGGTGTCTCATGTTGTTTCAGGAATCTTTGATATTCGAGGATTTAGCTGTCTATTTCTCCAGAGAGGAATGTGTGAGTCTGGACCCTCCTCAGAACTCTCTTGGCTGGGAACCTACGCCAAAGAATTGCAAGGATCTAATCTCATTGG GAGACAACggtgaaaaggaagaggaaatttttCAACAAGAAAATCCAGAAAATGGGGAACTAGAAGCAGTGCCTTCGGAATGGTACAAAAGAGACATTTCCCTGCATCCTAAATTGGGGAGGGACTGTGAAAATGAACCAAGATTCCCTGATCAGAAAAGGGTAGGTATGTCCATACCTCAAGAAAAGAGATTTATAAGTCTTTTGATTACTATTGAAAATTCCACTCGATTTGAAGAACTTTCCCAATTTGTAGAAAATAGAATCTCTTGTCTCCAAGAACAAGCAGCACCAACATCCTTTAAATGTCTCCTGTGTGATAAAACCTTCGTCAAAAGATCATACCTTATTTCACACCAGAGAAGCCACACAAGTGTGAGACCCTATAAATGCACTATCTGTGAGAAAAACTTCAATAAGAAATCAAATCTCAGTGCTCACGAGAGAGTCCATACAGGAGAAAAGCCTTATAAGTGTAATGTTTGTGGGAAAAATTTTGCTCAGAGATCCAACCTTGTTGCTCATGAAAAAATACACAATAACTCCCAAACATATGAATGTGCTAATGTGGGGGAAAACTTCAGTCAGACACATCTTATCCACCATGAGAGTATCCACCTAGTAGACAATACTAATAATTGTGATaagtgtgggaaagcctttatttgtaaatcaaaaCTTATACAGCATGAGGTAACCCATACAGGTGAAAGACCCTACAAGTGTTCAACATGTGATAAAAGATTTAGTCAGAAGTCAGATGTTTTCATTCATCAAataattcacactggagagaaacctcatAAATGTACTGAGTGTGGCAAAAGCTTCACTCAGAAAACAAATCTTGCTAGGCATAAGAAAACACATACAGGACAGAAACCCTATAAGTGCATTGACTGTGGGAAAAGTTTTGGTAGGTTTTCACACCTTATTACACATCGGAAAATCCACACAGGTGAGAAACCTcataaatgtaatcagtgtggcaaaaaattcatttggaactCAGATCTGATACaccatcagaaaattcatactgaagaaaaaccttataaatgtcCCATTTGTAAGAAAAGATTCACAAAGAACTCAAATCTTGCTGCCCATCAAAAAATTCATACCGGAGAGAGGGCCCATAAATGTAACAATTGTGAAAAGAGCTTCAGTCGGAGTTCACATCTACTTACTCACCAGAGGatccatactggagaaaaaccctataaATGTCTCATGTGTGAGAAGAAGTTCAACTGCAGTTCAAACCTGATAACTCATCAGAGAAtacatactggagaaaaaccctataaatgtaCAATGTGTGAGAAAAGTTTTAGTCGCAGCTCAGACCTTGTTAATCATGAGAGAACCCACACAGGAATAAAGCCATTTAAATGTGCTATATGTAAGAAAAGCTTCAGTCGAAGTTCCCACTTGATAACTCACCAGAGAATccatacaggagagaaaccctTCAAATGTGCCGAATGTGGGAAGTGCTTCAGTGATAAATCCTACTTCAGTTACCATCAAAAAATTCACATGCATTAg
- the LOC122727503 gene encoding zinc finger protein OZF-like isoform X4: MLLGCPRHQIGRGWCLDSLFVSAGDNGEKEEEIFQQENPENGELEAVPSEWYKRDISLHPKLGRDCENEPRFPDQKRVGMSIPQEKRFISLLITIENSTRFEELSQFVENRISCLQEQAAPTSFKCLLCDKTFVKRSYLISHQRSHTSVRPYKCTICEKNFNKKSNLSAHERVHTGEKPYKCNVCGKNFAQRSNLVAHEKIHNNSQTYECANVGENFSQTHLIHHESIHLVDNTNNCDKCGKAFICKSKLIQHEVTHTGERPYKCSTCDKRFSQKSDVFIHQIIHTGEKPHKCTECGKSFTQKTNLARHKKTHTGQKPYKCIDCGKSFGRFSHLITHRKIHTGEKPHKCNQCGKKFIWNSDLIHHQKIHTEEKPYKCPICKKRFTKNSNLAAHQKIHTGERAHKCNNCEKSFSRSSHLLTHQRIHTGEKPYKCLMCEKKFNCSSNLITHQRIHTGEKPYKCTMCEKSFSRSSDLVNHERTHTGIKPFKCAICKKSFSRSSHLITHQRIHTGEKPFKCAECGKCFSDKSYFSYHQKIHMH; encoded by the exons ATGCTGCTGGGTTGCCCCAG ACATCAGATAGGGAGAGGATGGTGTTTGGATTCTCTCTTTGTGTCAGCAGGAGACAACggtgaaaaggaagaggaaatttttCAACAAGAAAATCCAGAAAATGGGGAACTAGAAGCAGTGCCTTCGGAATGGTACAAAAGAGACATTTCCCTGCATCCTAAATTGGGGAGGGACTGTGAAAATGAACCAAGATTCCCTGATCAGAAAAGGGTAGGTATGTCCATACCTCAAGAAAAGAGATTTATAAGTCTTTTGATTACTATTGAAAATTCCACTCGATTTGAAGAACTTTCCCAATTTGTAGAAAATAGAATCTCTTGTCTCCAAGAACAAGCAGCACCAACATCCTTTAAATGTCTCCTGTGTGATAAAACCTTCGTCAAAAGATCATACCTTATTTCACACCAGAGAAGCCACACAAGTGTGAGACCCTATAAATGCACTATCTGTGAGAAAAACTTCAATAAGAAATCAAATCTCAGTGCTCACGAGAGAGTCCATACAGGAGAAAAGCCTTATAAGTGTAATGTTTGTGGGAAAAATTTTGCTCAGAGATCCAACCTTGTTGCTCATGAAAAAATACACAATAACTCCCAAACATATGAATGTGCTAATGTGGGGGAAAACTTCAGTCAGACACATCTTATCCACCATGAGAGTATCCACCTAGTAGACAATACTAATAATTGTGATaagtgtgggaaagcctttatttgtaaatcaaaaCTTATACAGCATGAGGTAACCCATACAGGTGAAAGACCCTACAAGTGTTCAACATGTGATAAAAGATTTAGTCAGAAGTCAGATGTTTTCATTCATCAAataattcacactggagagaaacctcatAAATGTACTGAGTGTGGCAAAAGCTTCACTCAGAAAACAAATCTTGCTAGGCATAAGAAAACACATACAGGACAGAAACCCTATAAGTGCATTGACTGTGGGAAAAGTTTTGGTAGGTTTTCACACCTTATTACACATCGGAAAATCCACACAGGTGAGAAACCTcataaatgtaatcagtgtggcaaaaaattcatttggaactCAGATCTGATACaccatcagaaaattcatactgaagaaaaaccttataaatgtcCCATTTGTAAGAAAAGATTCACAAAGAACTCAAATCTTGCTGCCCATCAAAAAATTCATACCGGAGAGAGGGCCCATAAATGTAACAATTGTGAAAAGAGCTTCAGTCGGAGTTCACATCTACTTACTCACCAGAGGatccatactggagaaaaaccctataaATGTCTCATGTGTGAGAAGAAGTTCAACTGCAGTTCAAACCTGATAACTCATCAGAGAAtacatactggagaaaaaccctataaatgtaCAATGTGTGAGAAAAGTTTTAGTCGCAGCTCAGACCTTGTTAATCATGAGAGAACCCACACAGGAATAAAGCCATTTAAATGTGCTATATGTAAGAAAAGCTTCAGTCGAAGTTCCCACTTGATAACTCACCAGAGAATccatacaggagagaaaccctTCAAATGTGCCGAATGTGGGAAGTGCTTCAGTGATAAATCCTACTTCAGTTACCATCAAAAAATTCACATGCATTAg
- the LOC122727503 gene encoding zinc finger protein OZF-like isoform X5 has protein sequence MIGGTETRRGMPAGDNGEKEEEIFQQENPENGELEAVPSEWYKRDISLHPKLGRDCENEPRFPDQKRVGMSIPQEKRFISLLITIENSTRFEELSQFVENRISCLQEQAAPTSFKCLLCDKTFVKRSYLISHQRSHTSVRPYKCTICEKNFNKKSNLSAHERVHTGEKPYKCNVCGKNFAQRSNLVAHEKIHNNSQTYECANVGENFSQTHLIHHESIHLVDNTNNCDKCGKAFICKSKLIQHEVTHTGERPYKCSTCDKRFSQKSDVFIHQIIHTGEKPHKCTECGKSFTQKTNLARHKKTHTGQKPYKCIDCGKSFGRFSHLITHRKIHTGEKPHKCNQCGKKFIWNSDLIHHQKIHTEEKPYKCPICKKRFTKNSNLAAHQKIHTGERAHKCNNCEKSFSRSSHLLTHQRIHTGEKPYKCLMCEKKFNCSSNLITHQRIHTGEKPYKCTMCEKSFSRSSDLVNHERTHTGIKPFKCAICKKSFSRSSHLITHQRIHTGEKPFKCAECGKCFSDKSYFSYHQKIHMH, from the exons ATGATTGGAGGGACAGAGACTAGAAGAGGTATGCCAG CAGGAGACAACggtgaaaaggaagaggaaatttttCAACAAGAAAATCCAGAAAATGGGGAACTAGAAGCAGTGCCTTCGGAATGGTACAAAAGAGACATTTCCCTGCATCCTAAATTGGGGAGGGACTGTGAAAATGAACCAAGATTCCCTGATCAGAAAAGGGTAGGTATGTCCATACCTCAAGAAAAGAGATTTATAAGTCTTTTGATTACTATTGAAAATTCCACTCGATTTGAAGAACTTTCCCAATTTGTAGAAAATAGAATCTCTTGTCTCCAAGAACAAGCAGCACCAACATCCTTTAAATGTCTCCTGTGTGATAAAACCTTCGTCAAAAGATCATACCTTATTTCACACCAGAGAAGCCACACAAGTGTGAGACCCTATAAATGCACTATCTGTGAGAAAAACTTCAATAAGAAATCAAATCTCAGTGCTCACGAGAGAGTCCATACAGGAGAAAAGCCTTATAAGTGTAATGTTTGTGGGAAAAATTTTGCTCAGAGATCCAACCTTGTTGCTCATGAAAAAATACACAATAACTCCCAAACATATGAATGTGCTAATGTGGGGGAAAACTTCAGTCAGACACATCTTATCCACCATGAGAGTATCCACCTAGTAGACAATACTAATAATTGTGATaagtgtgggaaagcctttatttgtaaatcaaaaCTTATACAGCATGAGGTAACCCATACAGGTGAAAGACCCTACAAGTGTTCAACATGTGATAAAAGATTTAGTCAGAAGTCAGATGTTTTCATTCATCAAataattcacactggagagaaacctcatAAATGTACTGAGTGTGGCAAAAGCTTCACTCAGAAAACAAATCTTGCTAGGCATAAGAAAACACATACAGGACAGAAACCCTATAAGTGCATTGACTGTGGGAAAAGTTTTGGTAGGTTTTCACACCTTATTACACATCGGAAAATCCACACAGGTGAGAAACCTcataaatgtaatcagtgtggcaaaaaattcatttggaactCAGATCTGATACaccatcagaaaattcatactgaagaaaaaccttataaatgtcCCATTTGTAAGAAAAGATTCACAAAGAACTCAAATCTTGCTGCCCATCAAAAAATTCATACCGGAGAGAGGGCCCATAAATGTAACAATTGTGAAAAGAGCTTCAGTCGGAGTTCACATCTACTTACTCACCAGAGGatccatactggagaaaaaccctataaATGTCTCATGTGTGAGAAGAAGTTCAACTGCAGTTCAAACCTGATAACTCATCAGAGAAtacatactggagaaaaaccctataaatgtaCAATGTGTGAGAAAAGTTTTAGTCGCAGCTCAGACCTTGTTAATCATGAGAGAACCCACACAGGAATAAAGCCATTTAAATGTGCTATATGTAAGAAAAGCTTCAGTCGAAGTTCCCACTTGATAACTCACCAGAGAATccatacaggagagaaaccctTCAAATGTGCCGAATGTGGGAAGTGCTTCAGTGATAAATCCTACTTCAGTTACCATCAAAAAATTCACATGCATTAg
- the LOC122727503 gene encoding zinc finger protein OZF-like isoform X6: protein MIGGTETRRGMPGDNGEKEEEIFQQENPENGELEAVPSEWYKRDISLHPKLGRDCENEPRFPDQKRVGMSIPQEKRFISLLITIENSTRFEELSQFVENRISCLQEQAAPTSFKCLLCDKTFVKRSYLISHQRSHTSVRPYKCTICEKNFNKKSNLSAHERVHTGEKPYKCNVCGKNFAQRSNLVAHEKIHNNSQTYECANVGENFSQTHLIHHESIHLVDNTNNCDKCGKAFICKSKLIQHEVTHTGERPYKCSTCDKRFSQKSDVFIHQIIHTGEKPHKCTECGKSFTQKTNLARHKKTHTGQKPYKCIDCGKSFGRFSHLITHRKIHTGEKPHKCNQCGKKFIWNSDLIHHQKIHTEEKPYKCPICKKRFTKNSNLAAHQKIHTGERAHKCNNCEKSFSRSSHLLTHQRIHTGEKPYKCLMCEKKFNCSSNLITHQRIHTGEKPYKCTMCEKSFSRSSDLVNHERTHTGIKPFKCAICKKSFSRSSHLITHQRIHTGEKPFKCAECGKCFSDKSYFSYHQKIHMH, encoded by the exons ATGATTGGAGGGACAGAGACTAGAAGAGGTATGCCAG GAGACAACggtgaaaaggaagaggaaatttttCAACAAGAAAATCCAGAAAATGGGGAACTAGAAGCAGTGCCTTCGGAATGGTACAAAAGAGACATTTCCCTGCATCCTAAATTGGGGAGGGACTGTGAAAATGAACCAAGATTCCCTGATCAGAAAAGGGTAGGTATGTCCATACCTCAAGAAAAGAGATTTATAAGTCTTTTGATTACTATTGAAAATTCCACTCGATTTGAAGAACTTTCCCAATTTGTAGAAAATAGAATCTCTTGTCTCCAAGAACAAGCAGCACCAACATCCTTTAAATGTCTCCTGTGTGATAAAACCTTCGTCAAAAGATCATACCTTATTTCACACCAGAGAAGCCACACAAGTGTGAGACCCTATAAATGCACTATCTGTGAGAAAAACTTCAATAAGAAATCAAATCTCAGTGCTCACGAGAGAGTCCATACAGGAGAAAAGCCTTATAAGTGTAATGTTTGTGGGAAAAATTTTGCTCAGAGATCCAACCTTGTTGCTCATGAAAAAATACACAATAACTCCCAAACATATGAATGTGCTAATGTGGGGGAAAACTTCAGTCAGACACATCTTATCCACCATGAGAGTATCCACCTAGTAGACAATACTAATAATTGTGATaagtgtgggaaagcctttatttgtaaatcaaaaCTTATACAGCATGAGGTAACCCATACAGGTGAAAGACCCTACAAGTGTTCAACATGTGATAAAAGATTTAGTCAGAAGTCAGATGTTTTCATTCATCAAataattcacactggagagaaacctcatAAATGTACTGAGTGTGGCAAAAGCTTCACTCAGAAAACAAATCTTGCTAGGCATAAGAAAACACATACAGGACAGAAACCCTATAAGTGCATTGACTGTGGGAAAAGTTTTGGTAGGTTTTCACACCTTATTACACATCGGAAAATCCACACAGGTGAGAAACCTcataaatgtaatcagtgtggcaaaaaattcatttggaactCAGATCTGATACaccatcagaaaattcatactgaagaaaaaccttataaatgtcCCATTTGTAAGAAAAGATTCACAAAGAACTCAAATCTTGCTGCCCATCAAAAAATTCATACCGGAGAGAGGGCCCATAAATGTAACAATTGTGAAAAGAGCTTCAGTCGGAGTTCACATCTACTTACTCACCAGAGGatccatactggagaaaaaccctataaATGTCTCATGTGTGAGAAGAAGTTCAACTGCAGTTCAAACCTGATAACTCATCAGAGAAtacatactggagaaaaaccctataaatgtaCAATGTGTGAGAAAAGTTTTAGTCGCAGCTCAGACCTTGTTAATCATGAGAGAACCCACACAGGAATAAAGCCATTTAAATGTGCTATATGTAAGAAAAGCTTCAGTCGAAGTTCCCACTTGATAACTCACCAGAGAATccatacaggagagaaaccctTCAAATGTGCCGAATGTGGGAAGTGCTTCAGTGATAAATCCTACTTCAGTTACCATCAAAAAATTCACATGCATTAg